One genomic region from Mytilus trossulus isolate FHL-02 chromosome 9, PNRI_Mtr1.1.1.hap1, whole genome shotgun sequence encodes:
- the LOC134683115 gene encoding liprin-alpha-1-like isoform X12, producing MSCDVMPTISEDGSNDGESQCSGDDANFEHLMVNMLDERDKLMENLRETKDTLSLTQAKLQDVERERDALQNQLNSTTPQQEFVSLSKEVNILRDQLLEREEEVAELKAERNNTRLLLEHLECLVSRHERSLRMTVVKRQASSPAGVSSEVEVLKALKSLFEHHKALDEKVRERLRVALEKVASLEEELTNANQELFTLREQQSKSRHSSGSTEETMKLMSKNDHKDEAKPEHLPKRLSNGSIDPDSEVNRIIELQDTVEKQNSELTATRTKLLELTNKCTELEESLTTTSKDLIKSQEQVVKLQRDLRESLAQREDQEERIATLEKRYLNAQRESTSLHDLNDKLESELATKESQLKSTEEKVRATQERLELAEQKLQQSLKKAEALPTVEAELAQRLEALTQAEERHGSAEERMQLTESKLHEKETEIQRCRQREKMNEEHNTRLSQTIDKLLSESNERLQLHLKERMQALEEKNQLTQELESVNQALEEIQNEKERMNEDLARAKKEIDTLRQQLEYLARPGSGYVLQSPSEISRRTQRGREHALNDDPTKVNTLNEQEWEKIQQQHVLANVQHAFDTSDTEEDSESVLGTFDMLSPSGHTDAQTLACMLQEQLDAINNEIRLIQEEKESTEQRAEELESRQQYSRDDSAVNEEAMTIKCESSPPTPRSLRLERIATAIAQTSNPTNEDSVLSSTPKSVIDTMQATASPFSSTSSSQDSLSKNQKKKGIKSSLGSFFKKKGKTKEGINREMTPVGGGFGEMGDVSAGDALTLGLGQSEYDRRKKKKHELLEEAMKAGTPFALWNGPTVVAWLELWVGMPAWYVAACRANVKSGAIMSALSDQEIQREIGISNPLHRLKLRLAIQEMVSLTSPSAPKTSRTTLAFGDMNHEWIGNEWLPSLGLPQYRSHFMECLVDARMLDHLTKKDLRGQLKMVDSFHRTSLQYGINCLKRLNYDKKELERRREESATDCKDVLVWTNERVIKFVQSIGLREYANNLIESGVHGSLVALDESFDHNSIALALQIPNQNPQARQILEREFNNLLTMGTDRRLDEGEGGKLRRAPSWRKKFRQKDKSKDSGDEAEPAESQQSPQHPRRGNDNSMERRPNENGRTFSQ from the exons caaGAATTTGTTTCCTTATCGAAAGAAGTTAATATTTTACGGGACCAGTTACTGGAAAGAGAGGAAGAAGTAGCAGAGCTCAAGGCTGAACGAAACAATACCAGG TTGTTACTTGAACATTTAGAATGTTTAGTATCACGACATGAACGTTCACTGAGGATGACAGTGGTCAAGCGACAAGCCTCCTCTCCAGCAGGTGTGTCCAGTGAAGTCGAGGTTCTCAAAGCTTTAAAATCATTGTTTGAACATCACAAGGCTTTAGATGAAAAG GTTAGAGAGAGATTGAGAGTAGCTTTGGAAAAAGTTGCCTCCTTAGAGGAAGAATTGACAAATGCTAACCAAGAG TTATTTACATTACGAGAACAGCAGAGTAAGTCGAGACATTCTAGTGGCAGCACAGAAGAGACTATGAAATTGATGAGTAAAAATGATCATAAAGACGAAGCCAAACCCGAACATCTACCTAAG AGATTATCAAATGGATCTATAGACCCAGATTCTGAAGTGAATAGAATTATAGAATTACAAGACActgtagaaaaacaaaatagtgAATTAACTGCTACACGGACTAAGTTGTTAGAATTAACAAATAAGTGTACAGAATTAGAGGAAAGCTTAACTACAACTTCAAAGGATCTCATTAAATCACAGGAGCAAGTGGTCAAGTTACAGAGAGATTTAAGAGAG tcGTTAGCTCAGCGAGAGGACCAAGAGGAGAGGATTGCTACATTAGAAAAACGTTATCTGAACGCCCAACGGGAATCAACATCTCTTCATGATCTCAATGATAAACTGGAGTCAGAGTTAGCTACAAAAGAGAGTCAGTTAAAAAGT ACTGAAGAAAAGGTGCGAGCGACACAAGAGAGACTAGAACTTGCCGAACAAAAATTACAGCAATCATTGAAAAAAGCTGAGGCATTGCCCACAGTAGAAGCAGAACTAGCTCAAAGATTAGAAGCATTAACTCAGGCAGAGGAACGTCATGGTTCAGCAGAGGAACGAATGCAGTTAACTGAATCCAAACTACATGAGAAAGAGACAGAAATACAAAGG TGTCGACAAAGAGAGAAGATGAATGAAGAGCATAATACAAGATTATCACAAACTATAGATAAATTATTATCTGAATCTAACGAGAGGTTACAACTTCATCTTAAAGAAAGAATGCAGgcattagaagaaaaaaatcaactaacTCAAGAATTAGAAAGTGTCAATCAGGCACTAGAAGAAATTCAGAATGAAAAA GAGAGAATGAATGAAGATTTAGCAAGggctaaaaaagaaattgatactCTTAGGCAGCAACTTGAATACCTGGCTAG GCCAGGTTCTGGATATGTGTTACAAAGTCCCAGTGAAATATCACGGCGGACACAGCGCGGCAGGGAACATGCTCTTAATGATGATCCTacaaaa gTAAATACATTAAATGAACAGGAATGGGAGAAGATACAACAACAGCATGTGTTAGCTAATGTCCAGCATGCTTTTGATACCAGTGATACAGAAGAAGATAGCGAGTCAGTTCTGGGAACGTTTGACATGTTGTCACCTAGTGGACATACTGATGCCCAGACCTTAGCCTGTATGCTACAGGAACAACTTGACgcaataaataatgaaattag attgatacaagaagaAAAAGAATCTACAGAACAAAGAGCCGAAGAATTAGAAAGCAGG CAGCAGTATAGTCGTGATGATTCAGCAGTGAATGAAGAAGCCATGACGATAAAGTGTGAATCTAGTCCCCCAACTCCTCGGTCTTTACGTCTGGAGAGAATAGCCACAGCAATAGCTCAAACATCTAATCCAACTAATGAAGATTCAGTTTTATCTTCTACACCAAA ATCTGTGATAGATACCATGCAAGCAACAGCTAGTCCATTTAGTTCTACCAGTAGTAGTCAAGATTCTCTAtccaaaaatcaaaagaaaaaggGAATTAAAAGCTCACTGGGAAGTTTCTTCAAGAAAAAAGGCAAAACGAAGGAAGGCATCAATAGAGAAATGACACCTGTTG GTGGAGGATTTGGTGAAATGGGTGATGTCAGCGCTGGTGATGCTTTAACACTAGGACTTGGCCAATCAGAATATGATAGACGCAAGAAAAAGAA gcaTGAGTTATTAGAAGAAGCAATGAAGGCTGGTACTCCATTTGCTTTATGGAATGGTCCGACTGTTGTAGCATGGCTAGAG TTATGGGTTGGTATGCCAGCATGGTATGTGGCAGCATGTAGGGCTAATGTTAAAAGTGGTGCAATAATGTCTGCCTTGTCAGACCAGGAAATACAGCGAGAGATTGGCATTAGTAATCCATTACATCGCTTAAAATTACGACTAGCCATTCAGGAAATGGTCAGTCTCACTAGTCCCTCAGCACCTAAAACTTCCAGAACT ACATTAGCATTTGGTGATATGAACCATGAATGGATAGGAAATGAATGGTTGCCTAGTCTAGGACTACCTCAGTATAGAAGTCACTTTATGGAATGTTTAGTAGATGCCAGGATGTTAgatcatttaacaaaaaaagatttacGGGGACAATTAAAAATGGTCGATAGTTTTCATAG GACAAGTTTACAATATggtataaattgtttaaaaagattaaattatgataaaaaagaatTAGAACGGCGGAGAGAAGAAAGTGCTACAGATTGTAAAG ATGTTTTAGTATGGACAAATGAACgtgttataaaatttgtacaGTCTATAGGTCTAAGAGAATAtgcaaataatttaattgaGTCAGGAGTTCATGGTTCACTTGTGGCTTTAGATGAAAGCTTTGATCATAATAGTATCGCTTTAGCTTTACAAATTCCTAACCAAAACCCACAg GCTCGTCAGATATTAGAAAGAGAATTTAATAACTTGTTAACAATGGGAACAGATAGACGGCTAGACGAG gGTGAAGGTGGAAAACTACGTAGAGCCCCTTCTTGGAGGAAGAAATTCCGTCAAAAAGACAAAAGTAAAGATAGCGGTGATGAGGCAGAACCTGCAGAATCTCAACAATCACCACAGCATCCTCGCCGTGGAAATGACAATTCCATGGAACGACGACCCAATGAAAATGGACGGACGTTCTCACAATAG
- the LOC134683115 gene encoding liprin-alpha-1-like isoform X7, with protein MSCDVMPTISEDGSNDGESQCSGDDANFEHLMVNMLDERDKLMENLRETKDTLSLTQAKLQDVERERDALQNQLNSTTPQQEFVSLSKEVNILRDQLLEREEEVAELKAERNNTRLLLEHLECLVSRHERSLRMTVVKRQASSPAGVSSEVEVLKALKSLFEHHKALDEKVRERLRVALEKVASLEEELTNANQELFTLREQQSKSRHSSGSTEETMKLMSKNDHKDEAKPEHLPKRLSNGSIDPDSEVNRIIELQDTVEKQNSELTATRTKLLELTNKCTELEESLTTTSKDLIKSQEQVVKLQRDLRESLAQREDQEERIATLEKRYLNAQRESTSLHDLNDKLESELATKESQLKSTEEKVRATQERLELAEQKLQQSLKKAEALPTVEAELAQRLEALTQAEERHGSAEERMQLTESKLHEKETEIQRCRQREKMNEEHNTRLSQTIDKLLSESNERLQLHLKERMQALEEKNQLTQELESVNQALEEIQNEKERMNEDLARAKKEIDTLRQQLEYLARPGSGYVLQSPSEISRRTQRGREHALNDDPTKVNTLNEQEWEKIQQQHVLANVQHAFDTSDTEEDSESVLGTFDMLSPSGHTDAQTLACMLQEQLDAINNEIRLIQEEKESTEQRAEELESRAPAGMSASHLYTYSSSSPQLATATTAESINQQQYSRDDSAVNEEAMTIKCESSPPTPRSLRLERIATAIAQTSNPTNEDSVLSSTPKSVIDTMQATASPFSSTSSSQDSLSKNQKKKGIKSSLGSFFKKKGKTKEGINREMTPVGGGFGEMGDVSAGDALTLGLGQSEYDRRKKKKHELLEEAMKAGTPFALWNGPTVVAWLELWVGMPAWYVAACRANVKSGAIMSALSDQEIQREIGISNPLHRLKLRLAIQEMVSLTSPSAPKTSRTTLAFGDMNHEWIGNEWLPSLGLPQYRSHFMECLVDARMLDHLTKKDLRGQLKMVDSFHRTSLQYGINCLKRLNYDKKELERRREESATDCKDVLVWTNERVIKFVQSIGLREYANNLIESGVHGSLVALDESFDHNSIALALQIPNQNPQARQILEREFNNLLTMGTDRRLDEGEGGKLRRAPSWRKKFRQKDKSKDSGDEAEPAESQQSPQHPRRGNDNSMERRPNENGRTFSQ; from the exons caaGAATTTGTTTCCTTATCGAAAGAAGTTAATATTTTACGGGACCAGTTACTGGAAAGAGAGGAAGAAGTAGCAGAGCTCAAGGCTGAACGAAACAATACCAGG TTGTTACTTGAACATTTAGAATGTTTAGTATCACGACATGAACGTTCACTGAGGATGACAGTGGTCAAGCGACAAGCCTCCTCTCCAGCAGGTGTGTCCAGTGAAGTCGAGGTTCTCAAAGCTTTAAAATCATTGTTTGAACATCACAAGGCTTTAGATGAAAAG GTTAGAGAGAGATTGAGAGTAGCTTTGGAAAAAGTTGCCTCCTTAGAGGAAGAATTGACAAATGCTAACCAAGAG TTATTTACATTACGAGAACAGCAGAGTAAGTCGAGACATTCTAGTGGCAGCACAGAAGAGACTATGAAATTGATGAGTAAAAATGATCATAAAGACGAAGCCAAACCCGAACATCTACCTAAG AGATTATCAAATGGATCTATAGACCCAGATTCTGAAGTGAATAGAATTATAGAATTACAAGACActgtagaaaaacaaaatagtgAATTAACTGCTACACGGACTAAGTTGTTAGAATTAACAAATAAGTGTACAGAATTAGAGGAAAGCTTAACTACAACTTCAAAGGATCTCATTAAATCACAGGAGCAAGTGGTCAAGTTACAGAGAGATTTAAGAGAG tcGTTAGCTCAGCGAGAGGACCAAGAGGAGAGGATTGCTACATTAGAAAAACGTTATCTGAACGCCCAACGGGAATCAACATCTCTTCATGATCTCAATGATAAACTGGAGTCAGAGTTAGCTACAAAAGAGAGTCAGTTAAAAAGT ACTGAAGAAAAGGTGCGAGCGACACAAGAGAGACTAGAACTTGCCGAACAAAAATTACAGCAATCATTGAAAAAAGCTGAGGCATTGCCCACAGTAGAAGCAGAACTAGCTCAAAGATTAGAAGCATTAACTCAGGCAGAGGAACGTCATGGTTCAGCAGAGGAACGAATGCAGTTAACTGAATCCAAACTACATGAGAAAGAGACAGAAATACAAAGG TGTCGACAAAGAGAGAAGATGAATGAAGAGCATAATACAAGATTATCACAAACTATAGATAAATTATTATCTGAATCTAACGAGAGGTTACAACTTCATCTTAAAGAAAGAATGCAGgcattagaagaaaaaaatcaactaacTCAAGAATTAGAAAGTGTCAATCAGGCACTAGAAGAAATTCAGAATGAAAAA GAGAGAATGAATGAAGATTTAGCAAGggctaaaaaagaaattgatactCTTAGGCAGCAACTTGAATACCTGGCTAG GCCAGGTTCTGGATATGTGTTACAAAGTCCCAGTGAAATATCACGGCGGACACAGCGCGGCAGGGAACATGCTCTTAATGATGATCCTacaaaa gTAAATACATTAAATGAACAGGAATGGGAGAAGATACAACAACAGCATGTGTTAGCTAATGTCCAGCATGCTTTTGATACCAGTGATACAGAAGAAGATAGCGAGTCAGTTCTGGGAACGTTTGACATGTTGTCACCTAGTGGACATACTGATGCCCAGACCTTAGCCTGTATGCTACAGGAACAACTTGACgcaataaataatgaaattag attgatacaagaagaAAAAGAATCTACAGAACAAAGAGCCGAAGAATTAGAAAGCAGG GCCCCTGCAGGAATGTCAGCTTCACATCTCTATACTTATTCCTCATCTAGTCCACAGTTGGCTACTGCTACCACAGCTGAATCTATTAACCAG CAGCAGTATAGTCGTGATGATTCAGCAGTGAATGAAGAAGCCATGACGATAAAGTGTGAATCTAGTCCCCCAACTCCTCGGTCTTTACGTCTGGAGAGAATAGCCACAGCAATAGCTCAAACATCTAATCCAACTAATGAAGATTCAGTTTTATCTTCTACACCAAA ATCTGTGATAGATACCATGCAAGCAACAGCTAGTCCATTTAGTTCTACCAGTAGTAGTCAAGATTCTCTAtccaaaaatcaaaagaaaaaggGAATTAAAAGCTCACTGGGAAGTTTCTTCAAGAAAAAAGGCAAAACGAAGGAAGGCATCAATAGAGAAATGACACCTGTTG GTGGAGGATTTGGTGAAATGGGTGATGTCAGCGCTGGTGATGCTTTAACACTAGGACTTGGCCAATCAGAATATGATAGACGCAAGAAAAAGAA gcaTGAGTTATTAGAAGAAGCAATGAAGGCTGGTACTCCATTTGCTTTATGGAATGGTCCGACTGTTGTAGCATGGCTAGAG TTATGGGTTGGTATGCCAGCATGGTATGTGGCAGCATGTAGGGCTAATGTTAAAAGTGGTGCAATAATGTCTGCCTTGTCAGACCAGGAAATACAGCGAGAGATTGGCATTAGTAATCCATTACATCGCTTAAAATTACGACTAGCCATTCAGGAAATGGTCAGTCTCACTAGTCCCTCAGCACCTAAAACTTCCAGAACT ACATTAGCATTTGGTGATATGAACCATGAATGGATAGGAAATGAATGGTTGCCTAGTCTAGGACTACCTCAGTATAGAAGTCACTTTATGGAATGTTTAGTAGATGCCAGGATGTTAgatcatttaacaaaaaaagatttacGGGGACAATTAAAAATGGTCGATAGTTTTCATAG GACAAGTTTACAATATggtataaattgtttaaaaagattaaattatgataaaaaagaatTAGAACGGCGGAGAGAAGAAAGTGCTACAGATTGTAAAG ATGTTTTAGTATGGACAAATGAACgtgttataaaatttgtacaGTCTATAGGTCTAAGAGAATAtgcaaataatttaattgaGTCAGGAGTTCATGGTTCACTTGTGGCTTTAGATGAAAGCTTTGATCATAATAGTATCGCTTTAGCTTTACAAATTCCTAACCAAAACCCACAg GCTCGTCAGATATTAGAAAGAGAATTTAATAACTTGTTAACAATGGGAACAGATAGACGGCTAGACGAG gGTGAAGGTGGAAAACTACGTAGAGCCCCTTCTTGGAGGAAGAAATTCCGTCAAAAAGACAAAAGTAAAGATAGCGGTGATGAGGCAGAACCTGCAGAATCTCAACAATCACCACAGCATCCTCGCCGTGGAAATGACAATTCCATGGAACGACGACCCAATGAAAATGGACGGACGTTCTCACAATAG
- the LOC134683115 gene encoding liprin-alpha-1-like isoform X4 gives MSCDVMPTISEDGSNDGESQCSGDDANFEHLMVNMLDERDKLMENLRETKDTLSLTQAKLQDVERERDALQNQLNSTTPQQEFVSLSKEVNILRDQLLEREEEVAELKAERNNTRLLLEHLECLVSRHERSLRMTVVKRQASSPAGVSSEVEVLKALKSLFEHHKALDEKVRERLRVALEKVASLEEELTNANQELFTLREQQSKSRHSSGSTEETMKLMSKNDHKDEAKPEHLPKRLSNGSIDPDSEVNRIIELQDTVEKQNSELTATRTKLLELTNKCTELEESLTTTSKDLIKSQEQVVKLQRDLRESLAQREDQEERIATLEKRYLNAQRESTSLHDLNDKLESELATKESQLKSTEEKVRATQERLELAEQKLQQSLKKAEALPTVEAELAQRLEALTQAEERHGSAEERMQLTESKLHEKETEIQRCRQREKMNEEHNTRLSQTIDKLLSESNERLQLHLKERMQALEEKNQLTQELESVNQALEEIQNEKERMNEDLARAKKEIDTLRQQLEYLARPGSGYVLQSPSEISRRTQRGREHALNDDPTKVNTLNEQEWEKIQQQHVLANVQHAFDTSDTEEDSESVLGTFDMLSPSGHTDAQTLACMLQEQLDAINNEIRLIQEEKESTEQRAEELESRVGSGSLDAIASRWRTSPPLSGSSTPTPRTILSRDYLQKYHTAPAGMSASHLYTYSSSSPQLATATTAESINQQYSRDDSAVNEEAMTIKCESSPPTPRSLRLERIATAIAQTSNPTNEDSVLSSTPKSVIDTMQATASPFSSTSSSQDSLSKNQKKKGIKSSLGSFFKKKGKTKEGINREMTPVGGGFGEMGDVSAGDALTLGLGQSEYDRRKKKKHELLEEAMKAGTPFALWNGPTVVAWLELWVGMPAWYVAACRANVKSGAIMSALSDQEIQREIGISNPLHRLKLRLAIQEMVSLTSPSAPKTSRTTLAFGDMNHEWIGNEWLPSLGLPQYRSHFMECLVDARMLDHLTKKDLRGQLKMVDSFHRTSLQYGINCLKRLNYDKKELERRREESATDCKDVLVWTNERVIKFVQSIGLREYANNLIESGVHGSLVALDESFDHNSIALALQIPNQNPQARQILEREFNNLLTMGTDRRLDEGEGGKLRRAPSWRKKFRQKDKSKDSGDEAEPAESQQSPQHPRRGNDNSMERRPNENGRTFSQ, from the exons caaGAATTTGTTTCCTTATCGAAAGAAGTTAATATTTTACGGGACCAGTTACTGGAAAGAGAGGAAGAAGTAGCAGAGCTCAAGGCTGAACGAAACAATACCAGG TTGTTACTTGAACATTTAGAATGTTTAGTATCACGACATGAACGTTCACTGAGGATGACAGTGGTCAAGCGACAAGCCTCCTCTCCAGCAGGTGTGTCCAGTGAAGTCGAGGTTCTCAAAGCTTTAAAATCATTGTTTGAACATCACAAGGCTTTAGATGAAAAG GTTAGAGAGAGATTGAGAGTAGCTTTGGAAAAAGTTGCCTCCTTAGAGGAAGAATTGACAAATGCTAACCAAGAG TTATTTACATTACGAGAACAGCAGAGTAAGTCGAGACATTCTAGTGGCAGCACAGAAGAGACTATGAAATTGATGAGTAAAAATGATCATAAAGACGAAGCCAAACCCGAACATCTACCTAAG AGATTATCAAATGGATCTATAGACCCAGATTCTGAAGTGAATAGAATTATAGAATTACAAGACActgtagaaaaacaaaatagtgAATTAACTGCTACACGGACTAAGTTGTTAGAATTAACAAATAAGTGTACAGAATTAGAGGAAAGCTTAACTACAACTTCAAAGGATCTCATTAAATCACAGGAGCAAGTGGTCAAGTTACAGAGAGATTTAAGAGAG tcGTTAGCTCAGCGAGAGGACCAAGAGGAGAGGATTGCTACATTAGAAAAACGTTATCTGAACGCCCAACGGGAATCAACATCTCTTCATGATCTCAATGATAAACTGGAGTCAGAGTTAGCTACAAAAGAGAGTCAGTTAAAAAGT ACTGAAGAAAAGGTGCGAGCGACACAAGAGAGACTAGAACTTGCCGAACAAAAATTACAGCAATCATTGAAAAAAGCTGAGGCATTGCCCACAGTAGAAGCAGAACTAGCTCAAAGATTAGAAGCATTAACTCAGGCAGAGGAACGTCATGGTTCAGCAGAGGAACGAATGCAGTTAACTGAATCCAAACTACATGAGAAAGAGACAGAAATACAAAGG TGTCGACAAAGAGAGAAGATGAATGAAGAGCATAATACAAGATTATCACAAACTATAGATAAATTATTATCTGAATCTAACGAGAGGTTACAACTTCATCTTAAAGAAAGAATGCAGgcattagaagaaaaaaatcaactaacTCAAGAATTAGAAAGTGTCAATCAGGCACTAGAAGAAATTCAGAATGAAAAA GAGAGAATGAATGAAGATTTAGCAAGggctaaaaaagaaattgatactCTTAGGCAGCAACTTGAATACCTGGCTAG GCCAGGTTCTGGATATGTGTTACAAAGTCCCAGTGAAATATCACGGCGGACACAGCGCGGCAGGGAACATGCTCTTAATGATGATCCTacaaaa gTAAATACATTAAATGAACAGGAATGGGAGAAGATACAACAACAGCATGTGTTAGCTAATGTCCAGCATGCTTTTGATACCAGTGATACAGAAGAAGATAGCGAGTCAGTTCTGGGAACGTTTGACATGTTGTCACCTAGTGGACATACTGATGCCCAGACCTTAGCCTGTATGCTACAGGAACAACTTGACgcaataaataatgaaattag attgatacaagaagaAAAAGAATCTACAGAACAAAGAGCCGAAGAATTAGAAAGCAGGGTAGGCAGCGGAAGTCTTGATGCTATCGCCAGCAGATGGCGTACATCTCCACCCCTCAGTGGTAGCTCCACCCCTACACCCAGGACGATTTTGTCCAGAGATTACCTACAAAAATATCACACT GCCCCTGCAGGAATGTCAGCTTCACATCTCTATACTTATTCCTCATCTAGTCCACAGTTGGCTACTGCTACCACAGCTGAATCTATTAACCAG CAGTATAGTCGTGATGATTCAGCAGTGAATGAAGAAGCCATGACGATAAAGTGTGAATCTAGTCCCCCAACTCCTCGGTCTTTACGTCTGGAGAGAATAGCCACAGCAATAGCTCAAACATCTAATCCAACTAATGAAGATTCAGTTTTATCTTCTACACCAAA ATCTGTGATAGATACCATGCAAGCAACAGCTAGTCCATTTAGTTCTACCAGTAGTAGTCAAGATTCTCTAtccaaaaatcaaaagaaaaaggGAATTAAAAGCTCACTGGGAAGTTTCTTCAAGAAAAAAGGCAAAACGAAGGAAGGCATCAATAGAGAAATGACACCTGTTG GTGGAGGATTTGGTGAAATGGGTGATGTCAGCGCTGGTGATGCTTTAACACTAGGACTTGGCCAATCAGAATATGATAGACGCAAGAAAAAGAA gcaTGAGTTATTAGAAGAAGCAATGAAGGCTGGTACTCCATTTGCTTTATGGAATGGTCCGACTGTTGTAGCATGGCTAGAG TTATGGGTTGGTATGCCAGCATGGTATGTGGCAGCATGTAGGGCTAATGTTAAAAGTGGTGCAATAATGTCTGCCTTGTCAGACCAGGAAATACAGCGAGAGATTGGCATTAGTAATCCATTACATCGCTTAAAATTACGACTAGCCATTCAGGAAATGGTCAGTCTCACTAGTCCCTCAGCACCTAAAACTTCCAGAACT ACATTAGCATTTGGTGATATGAACCATGAATGGATAGGAAATGAATGGTTGCCTAGTCTAGGACTACCTCAGTATAGAAGTCACTTTATGGAATGTTTAGTAGATGCCAGGATGTTAgatcatttaacaaaaaaagatttacGGGGACAATTAAAAATGGTCGATAGTTTTCATAG GACAAGTTTACAATATggtataaattgtttaaaaagattaaattatgataaaaaagaatTAGAACGGCGGAGAGAAGAAAGTGCTACAGATTGTAAAG ATGTTTTAGTATGGACAAATGAACgtgttataaaatttgtacaGTCTATAGGTCTAAGAGAATAtgcaaataatttaattgaGTCAGGAGTTCATGGTTCACTTGTGGCTTTAGATGAAAGCTTTGATCATAATAGTATCGCTTTAGCTTTACAAATTCCTAACCAAAACCCACAg GCTCGTCAGATATTAGAAAGAGAATTTAATAACTTGTTAACAATGGGAACAGATAGACGGCTAGACGAG gGTGAAGGTGGAAAACTACGTAGAGCCCCTTCTTGGAGGAAGAAATTCCGTCAAAAAGACAAAAGTAAAGATAGCGGTGATGAGGCAGAACCTGCAGAATCTCAACAATCACCACAGCATCCTCGCCGTGGAAATGACAATTCCATGGAACGACGACCCAATGAAAATGGACGGACGTTCTCACAATAG